CTGCTCTCACCAAAGTACTGCATGTCATTGACATATCTGGAAATAATCTCTCCATTGCCGTCCAGAAGTAACAACATCCCTTCCTCCTTCGGCAGATCTTTAACAAGAGAATCCATCAGTTTTGAATTAGGAATATAACTTCTGATATAATAATTGACTTTCTGCTCTGAAGTTTCCGGTTTGATGGATGGGCTGTAATTTGTCAAATATATTCCGGAATTCTTATCAACATATATCTGTTTATAGTCAAAGAAGTTATCTGCCTCATAGATATCTTTTATGGGATTGTTTCCGCTGACTACTATTTTCAGGTTACTGAAATACACTTTAATGGAACTTACATTGCTGTGCAGAATACCGATTTCATTAAGCCTGTCTGACAACTGAATGATGCGTTCATAGCGTTCATAAGGACTCATGCTACCCCAGATCATGTCAAATTCAGCAATTTCATCGCCATGTATCAGATTGCTTTGGATTAATAACAGGCTGTCCACCTGCTGCTCCAGGTTGTCTTTCCAAACCGTTACCTTTGTGTCCATCTGCTCCATGACTTTCTCTGTAAGAACCTTTTTACTGTACTGATTACTGAGCAGACCGATTAAAAAGAAACTTGCACAGATTATCAGCATGGGAATCAACATTTTATAAAATGATTTCGGTTCAGAAAAATGTTTCACACTTTTTACCTATCCTTTCACGGATCCGAGTGTCATGCCTTTCACAAAGTATCTCTGAAGAAATGGATAAGCAGCCATGATCGGCAGCATAGATAAAAATATCTGCGCACATTTTATCGTCCTGTCTGATATTAACGCCAGTGCATCCATATCAATAGCGCTGGTTGCTGTTGTTGCATCAATGAGAACTGTATTCAGATAGCTTTGTAATGGATACTGCGCAGGCGTATTTATATATATGATTCCATCAAACCATGAATTCCAATGGAATACAATAGCAAAAAGACATACCGTTGCCATGGATGCTTTTGAAATCGGGATAAATATCTTCATCAATATCTGCCACTGGCTTGCTCCGTCCACAATCGCTGCTTCTTCCAGTTCTTCGGGAACGGCCCGAAAGAAATTGAGCATAAGTACTACACTGAACACCGGTACTGCACCCGGTAATATAAGCGCCCATATAGACCCCAACAGCCCCGCGCTTTTTACTGTCATGAAGGTTGGAATCAAGCCTCCATTTATCAGCATAGTCAAAAAGAAAAACCAGGTATAGGCAGTCCTTCCGTGGAACCTTTTATTGCTTTTAGATAATGGGTACGCTGAAATGACACATAGGAACACATTGACGCTTACACCCAATATACACCGTAAGATAGTAACCCCCATAGATCTCCAAAAGGCTGTTTTTCCAAGCACATATTTATAGGATTCCAGTGAAAATTCAACCGGCCAGAATGCCACTTTACCTCCCGCTACAGCGGTATTGCTGCTGAGCGATGTGGCCAGAACATTTATAATCGGCAGGATACAGATGAGTGCCAGCAGGATCAATATCAGTGCATTGATGAAAGTGAATATCTTTGAACCTGCGGATGTCTTTATTTTACTTTTACTTTTTTTCATTTCATGCATCCCCCTAAAAGATACGATAATCAAAGAATTTATACGCTACATAATATGATACGGAGATGAACAGGCAGGATACGGCAGATTTAAAAACGCCCAAAGCAGTTGCCGGACCAAACTGTGCATCTATAAGACCGATTCTGTATATGAACGTATCCAGAATATCTCCGCTTGAATAAACCTGTGGACTTATCAGATTCTGCACCTGGTCGAAACCGGCATTCAACACATTTCCCAAAGCAAGGACACTCATAAGAACTACTACCATACGAATACCCGGAAGCGTAATATGCCACATCTTCTGCAGACGCCCCGCTCCATCCATTGTAGCCGCCTCATACAGGCTGGTATCGACTCCTGTAATAGCCGCCAGATACACTATGGTTCCAAAACCGAACGATTTCCATATATCCGTCCAAATCAAAGTTGGCTGAAAGAGTTTATTGCTCCCAAGAAAAAATGGCGGGTCCACACCAATTACACGCAGCATCTGCGCAACCACCCCACCTGAAGGTGACAGGATATCAATCAATATTCCTGCAAAAATAACCCATGATAGAAAATAAGGCAGGTAAATCGCCGTCTGTACGGACCTGCGCAGTTTTGAAGACCTTACTTCATTGAGCATTAATGCTACAATTACAGGAATTATAATACCCAGAATAATTTTCCAGAATGCAATAATAATTGTATTTTTGAGAGCCGTCATTGCTCCCGGCATATTAATCAAATATGTAAAGTTATCAAGCCCATTCCATATCTGATCACCAAAGAGTCCCTTTGCCGGTATGAATTTCTGAAACGCTATCTTCATTCCGAGCATTGGTATATAGCTGAATATAAAGGTGATTAGAATGCCCGGAAGAAGCATTAGATGGAATGGCAGCTCTTTTTTTAACTTTAATATCCCACTTTTTTTATTTTTCACTATTTACTCCTTTCAAAAAGCGGGAATCAGTTTTCAGCCTATCCCGCTCCTCTTCATTGAAACTACTGAACGGATGTATACCATTCGTTTACTTCTTTCGTAATATCCTCTCCGCCAAGCTTATTAAATTCTTTCACGAATTTATCAAATTCATTAATATCTGCTTCGCCGATGATAATTTTATTGAATGTCTCATTTCTCATCTTCTCAAGGGTAGACATTTTCTCTGTCATAGTAGGCGTAGGTGCACCTACAAATTTGTTCATTATAATATGACCACTATCTTTCATTTCTTTGATGGAAGCATAAGAAGTCGGAGCAGGACCATAGATACGCTCCCAGCCATAGAATTGTTTTCCGTCTTCACTTCCAGAATAATACTTATCAAGCTTACTGTAAATAGTTTTTGCTTCACCGGTCAACTGATCCGTTGTCTTGTTTTTCATTGCTTCCTGAATCTGGTCATACGCATCGAAATTCTTGAGCGGAAGGTTTGGCATTACAGGTGAAAATTTCCAAAGACTCCCTGCATCTTCAGGTGCATAATATTTTGCATTGTCACCGGTTTTTCCCCAGCATTTTTCCATGAATACATTGGCCATCTTAATCACTGCCTCAGGATGTTTAAAATCCTTTCTCACTACAAGCCACTGGTTCGTTGCGAGGTTTACTTCCGCAGTTCCCATATCACCGTCTGTTCCCGGAATCGGATACGCCGACCATTTTGCATTCTCGTCATTGTTATAGTTTTCCTGCGGCTGTACAAGTCCCAGCCATTGCGGTCCATAACTCATTCCACTTTGACCTACTACAGCAGGTTCTCCCGCTTTGTTGTCATCCATGACACCAAATTCCGGATTTATCTTTTTATCCACATACAGTTTCTGCAGTACCTCCAGAGCGTCCTTACATTCATCCTGCACAGCCCCGTATTCCAATTTCCCGTCTTTCTCAATCCAAATACTGGGATAAGCACCATAGGAGTTAAAGAAGCCTTTCAGGCATCCATATCCGCCTTCAAAGATCGAAGGAGTCCCATGTGCCGCCAGTCCATAGGTATCATCCTTTCCATTTCCATCCGGATCTTCTTTCGTGAACTTGTCAATTACATTCATCAGCTCATCTGTTGTCTTTGGGGCTTCAAGGTTGAGTTTATCCAGCCAGTCATCCCGTATCCAAAGCAGGTCACCTGAATCATAAGAGCCAAAAGTAACAGGAATGCCATACAGCCCGCCATCAATCTGTGCTGCCATGAATGGCTCTTCCCCTTCCTGTTTCATACTCTCCTTTGTAAAATCAGCCGCGTATGACTCATATACATCCGAGAGATCCTGTATCAGCCCCGACTCGGCAAGCTGTGTCATCTGTGTTGCATCCACGGCCATAACATCCGGCAGATCTCCACTTGCAATTGTTACATTAACCTTCTGCTTGTATGCATCGCCTTTTACGACCCAATCATATACGACCTTGATACCCAACTCCTCCTTGAATGTATCCAGCCACAAATTATCATCCATAGACTGTCCGATTGCGGACTCATAGCCTTCCAGCACGTCTTCCGTGCTCCTTGCAAAATGTATGTCAATTGGATCCGCATATTTTCCAAAGGGATCCGCAGGTCCTGTAGATTCTGCTGATTTTGTCTTATCTTCCTGCTTTTCATTATCATCAGATTTTCCACATGCAGCCAAACTTCCAACTGTCATAACAACTGCCAACCCAAAGCACATCATTCTCTTCTTTCTCATAAATTCTCTTCCTTTCCTGCAGCTTTATGCCTTATTTGAGTAATTCCACTGAGGGCCCTTCAAGTGAACTTTACTATACATTAATCATAGATCCTTCTTTCCACTATCACAATTGTACATTTCTCATATTTCTTTCACATTTGATACTTTTTCACAGTTTAAAAGTAGGCTGCCACATCACGCGGCAGCCTACTTTATATTCACAGAACTGTCTTCTGTTCATTTCAGTGCTCTTTCTCAGCTCTATTCGTTTATTCTTCATGCACTTTCAGGAGCAGCATACCACATTATTTTATTCGATTCAATCACTACTTTACATTTTTCGCAGGGGGATATATTATAATACTAGTATAGGCGGCATTAAATAACTTGCTGATTCGATGAGGATGATTTCGTGAGAACCGTGATGGAAAAACAGCTATGCAGATATAATAGCCGGTGCTGTAAAAGAGGAACCATGACTAACAGAAAATATTGTAGTGTAGGGAAGGAAACCCCGTATGAACTTGGAAAAAATACACCATATTGCAATTATCGTATCAGACTATGAAGTGTCAAAAAAATTTTATACAGAGCTTCTCGGATTTAAAGTAATCCGGGAAAACTTTCGGGCGGACAGGGGGGATTATAAATTGGATCTTGCGCTGGACGGATGTGAACTGGAACTATTCTCCGGTAAAAATAATCCAAAACGGGCAAGTTACCCTGAAGCATATGGCCTGAGACATCTTGCCTTTTTTGTGGAGGATATGGATGCAGTAATAAAAGAGCTAAACCGAAAAGGAATCGAGACAGAGCCTGTAAGGGTGGACGAGTTTACAGGTAAAAAGATGACTTTTTTTAAAGATCCGGATGGGCTTCCATTGGAGCTGCATGAATAAGTAACAGATAAAAAAGAGAAAGGCGTATTATAATTATGGAGAATAAAATCACAAGAGAAGAAGCATTTACGTTACTTAAAAAGTATAATAAGGAACCATTCCATATTCAACATGCCCTTACAGTAGAGGGTGTTATGCGCTGGTATGCCAATGAACTGGGATACCAGGAGGAAGCTGAATACTGGGCGATCACCGGTTTACTGCATGATATTGATTTTGAACTTTACCCCGAAGAGCACTGCAAAAAGGCGCCTGCGCTTTTGAGAGAAGGCCATGTGGGCGAGGACATGATTCACTCTGTTTGTTCTCACGGTTTCGGCATTTGCAGCGACGTAGAACCGGAGCACGAGATGGAGAAGGTCTTATTTGCAGCAGATGAACTGACCGGCCTGATCGGTGCTGCAGCTTTGATGCGGCCTTCAAAAAGCGTAATGGATATGGAAGCTTCCAGCGTAAAAAAGAAGTTTAAGGACAAAAAGTTTGCAGCAGGATGTTCCAGAGATATCATCCGGCAGGGGGCGGAAAATCTTGGATGGGAGTTAAATGATCTCTTTGAAAAAACCATACTGGCCATGCGTTCCTGTGAAGAAAGTATAGGCAGGGAGATGGAAAAGTATCACTCATAGTTACTTACTTCTTTATTTTCCAATCTGTCCTTCAATCGAATTTACATTTATCATACAAGTGTCCGAATATGTTTTGTTGTCAATACAAAAAAAAATCAAGAAGGGGCTGCGCACTGCTGATTTTAATCAGCTAGTGCGACAGCACCTCTGGGGTGACATACATTTTCATTCTATTCTTCATATTAATTTCTCCTCTTCCACTCCTTTTTAGTACACTTTTGTGTTCCATTGCATTTTTCGTGGAATATCGCAAGAAAAGCTTTGTCAACTGGGCGAAACAGTTACAGGAGAAAATTGAAAATGATACGCAGAACTTTACAGATGAGGCCCAGCATCAGGAAGCCGTCACAAATGTGGCAACTGAGCTGGAAGATATCAAAAATCATTTGGTAGATGATCGTACGGCCGTAACACGATATAGAAAACAATAAATTTTGTTATTGACATATGTCACTAAAGTCGTATAATAATATTGACATATGCCAATAATGAAGTTGGGGGAAATGAGGTGATAAAATGGCAAGACCCCGGAAGCATCGGCGTGTATGTTCACATCCACGATGCACCAGCTTCAAGCCATGCGGAAGGGATGGACAGGCAGTCTCAATGACCCTTGACGAATATGAGGTTATTCGCCTGATTGACTTGGAAGGATTAACCCAGGAACAGTGTGCGGAACAGATGGAGGTTGCCCGGACCACGGTTCAGGCGATTTATGCCAGCGCCAGAAAAGCACTGGCTCAGTGTATTGTTGAGGGACGTCCTCTACAAATTGGCGGCGGCGATGTGCACATTTGCGAGCACCATACTCCATCCTGTGGCAAAGGCTGCTGTAGATGGAAAGATTCACAAAGCGAAACGTAAGGATTGAACTTTTTGCAAATGGAGGAAAAAGCATGAGAATCGCAGTAACATATGAGGACGGAAAGATATTTCAGCACTTTGGCCACACGGAACAGTTTAAGGTCTATGACATTGAGGACGATAAGATTCATCTGACTTCCATGTTAGATACAAATGGCAGCGGACATGGTGCATTGGCCGGCATGTTGAAGGAAAACAGGGTTACCACCCTGATTTGCGGCGGGATTGGTGACGGTGCGAAACGTGCCTTGGCTGAAGCCGGCATTAAGTTATACGGCGGCGTTTCCGGAGATGCAGATCAGGCCGTTCATGGCTTACTGGCCGGCAGTTTGAAGTACAATCCTGATGTGGCGTGCAGCCACCACGGTGAACATCATCACGAAGAAGGGCATAGCTGCAGCGGCCACGGTGAACACCACTGTCACGTATAATCGGAAAATATAATTTTCGCCTTCGTTTATTAAAAACAGCAGCACCTGCTCTTCCGCTCAGGGAATGATAGGTACTGCTGTTTTATTCCAGATAATTTCAAAAATGATTGACTACAGAATCCCTCGACCTCCAGTACAAACTTTTCGGTAATCAATTCCGAGAGAAATTCCTCAGCGCAATCAAATCCTTTATATCACGCAATATGTTATTGTTTACTTATCGCAAAGTGGAATTAAAAACTCAGCTTCAGTGGCCATGGAAATGCCAATCTCAACACCATCAGGTACAAGCCCATTTATTGTAGGTTAAATAGCATGAAAACGCTCTCATAAAAGAAAAGGTGTATCAATACCTGTTGCTTCTCCTACTGGTATTTGTTCAGATATGGAAACCTTTGTGGTCAAGCCATAATACAGCTCCTGCTTCTCTATGCGCTTCCGAGTAATCTCAATCACAATACCATCGGCGATAAGGGGAATATCTTCATCTATCTGTACATAACGAAGCTGTAGGTCAGGCTTGTTCATCTGGTTAAGCGGAATCAACTTTACACGGTATTCGTCCGGGGTAATACCAAACGTTTCCTTAAATGCCCTGGTAAAATTGGCATGTCCACAAAAGCCATATTCTGTAGCAATATCTATAATCCGCTTCGCATTTTTAAGAGCCTGTGCGGATTGTGCCAACCTTCGCAACCGTATATACTGGGACACCGATTTTCCCACGAGCCGCTTAAACAGCCTTTGGTAATAGTATGGGGACAAACCGGCTATATCTGGAGGATGATTTCATGAAATCCGTGATGGCAAAATATAGCCGTAGCGGGCTGCGGCGAGGCTTTGTCATTTTCGGCAATGGCATAAAATCCTCAATCTGCCCTTCCTTGATCTCTTCAATAAGGTCTCGTTTTCTCACTCCATCCAATCTCTGACGAACTGGAAATTGCGGGATTCTACTGCACTGTAAATCCAGTCCATACAATATGGTTATATTGCATTACATCATTTGCTTTTTTCATGCCAAGCTTTTCATAGAATGGAATGGCATTTTCATTTGCTATCAGATATACCGCAATATCCTTTTCACCACCCGCTTTATCATGCGCAGCTTTCATCGTAAACGCAACGATTAGGAAAGTTTCTTTCAATTCACATCATATGGATTTTATCCTTTACACAATTTATCTGATTCTTTTTTCCTTATGCTGCTAACACTTTACGTATTTTAATTTTTCTGTTTCTTACATATATGTGACTGTTTCCGAAGTTTTTTTACGCTGTGTATGCGTGGCAAGCGCTCCTGTTCCTTCCGCTGCATAACCGATGTCAAGAATCATAAGCACCTCCTCATTATCAGGAAGTCCCAATTCTTTCGCAGTTACTTCCGGATCAAAGAAATTAACCCAGCAGCTCTCAACTCCTGCTGCCTTTGCAGCCAACATCATATGGGTTGCAACAATGGTTGCATCCTCAATTCCAGAATCACGTTTTTCACCGGGATAAGTAAATACATTGTTCTTATCAAATGCCACAACGATAACAATAGGGGCTCCATATCTGCAGGGAGTCACCTTGTCAATTTTCGTAAGTCCATCCTGCGACTGAACAACATAGATGCGCTGCTCCTGGAGATTTTTTGCTGTTGGTGCCAGCCTTCCCGCTTCAAGGATTGCCTCCAGTTGTTCCTTAGCAATCGGACGCTGATCAAATTTTTTACAAGCATAACGATTCTTAATTACTTCAAAAAATTCCATTTTATTTTCCCTCCATCTATTTTAATAATCTCTCGGAATCTCTAAGCCAGTAAATTCAAGGCTTTCAGATCCCTTTTTTATTAAAATCCCCCACTTTTTTGTCAAAAAACACTTGACAGTTTACTCGAAAAATGCGGCGCTTCGCGCCTATTGATCAATAAGTACCGTTCGCTTGCGGGCGGCACACATTTTTCGATTGGAGGCGATTTTTTGTTACCTGTTAACTCTGGCGGTCATTCCGCCTATCAAGACTTTGTTCTTGAAAATCTTCGTAAATACTATCCTAATCCTGATTCTATTGCTCGTTCTACCTGGGATATCATTGATCGGTTTTGGAACCTTGACCTTTCCTTCACGGATGAATTCATGAGAGATAAATACTCCGTTTTTGGACCCAAACCAAGAACCCCTTCCTGCATGCAGCGTTCCTATCTGTTGTCGATTGATTTCAAAGTATCTTCGCTGACTGATTGGGCTGCTCAACTTAAAATCAACCCTCTCTATGCCATCTTAAGCGGCTTTGAATTCGGTGACACTCCTGGTGTTGGCACCTTTTATGATTTCCTAAATCGCTTATGGGATTCCGATGATAATCATCTTTCTCCGCATATACATCCTCTCAAGGCGAAGGTAAAGAAACCTAAGACAAAAGGTACCAAAGCTGATTCTGTTGAAAAGGTCAAAGTGGAACAACTACTTCCACAATTAGAGAACACTGCCTTTGACATCAAGGATCAACCATATGGTTCTCTTTTCCTCCTTTATCAAAAAGAAATCCTATATCAGTCTGTTTCCAAAGGGCTTATCGATACCCAATCACTTGCCCTGGCTGGCGACGGAACTCCTGTCGTAACATCTCACAGAGAGCGTAAACATCGTGTCTGCAGCTGTGCTTCTAAAGGCATTACTGACTGCAAATGTGACAGATATTTTTCTCAGCCTGATTGCGATATCGGTTGGGACTCATCCAGAGATTGTTCTTACCACGGCTATGACCTTTACATGCTCGTCGCTTCAGAAAGCGATCTGCCAGTTTTTCCATTGCTTAATCCAGCTTCAAAGCATGATTCACACGGATTTTTGCTTAACTTCTTCAGAATGAAGAGTTTTCTTCCTGACTTTACTATCACAAAGATGCTTCTGGATTCTGCACACGATGCAATGCCTTACTATGAGTATTTCAGACGGGCACATATCACACCTTTTATTGATTTGAATGGTAAAGGTGGCGTGAAGCTGCCTTACAAGGACGACTTCACCATTGGCAAAGATGGGGTTCCTGTATGCAGAGAAGGCAGACGTATGAACCATGATGGCTCTGAGCCTTCAAAATATCGTGTGAAATTCAGATGCCCTTTAGCCAGCAGAAAATATAGCTGTTCCTGTGAACACCCCTGCTCTGATTCTAAATATGGAAGAACCGTACATGTGGCAATGAAGGATAATCCAAGACTGTTTAATATTCCACCTCGTGACTCTGATGAATGGAAACTTGAGTATCATGCAAGAACTTCTGCAGAACGTTCGAATAAACGTGAGAAATTAGACTTTAAATTAGAAGACGGCAGACACCGCTCAACTAAGATGTGGTACTGCCGCCTCTATCACATCCTGATGTTACAACATCTGGATGCCTGGGATATGCCTTTTGAATCCGCCCTGCGAAAGTTGATTCTACAAGCAGCATAATCCGTTTTTATTATAACAAATTTTTTAGGCATAGCGACAGTTATGTCTATTTCTCATACTCTTTTTTTATTTCATGGATAATATTTACTTTTCAATGTCCTGTTGCCAGCAGTGCTGGCATGATCAATCAGAATTCCGAGAGATCATTTTATGTTTTGCCTTAACATCCTGATTTTTTTCTTTACCACCATTATAAAATGAAGATAAAAGTTTCGCAAGGCACAAAATAATAATAATGGTTTAAAAAATAGCAGCTAATGCTTAGCGTCATCTTTTTGCCTGCTCCATACAGCTTTTAACCGCCTCTTTTATCGCCTCGCTGGTAATGGTCGCTGAACTGACTGCATCCACTTCAAATGTCTGCTCTTCTACAACCTTTTTCTGCAGTTCATCAATTACTCTTCCGCCAATTTCTTCCGTTTCATTTTCATCTGTTACAATTACAGATAGAATCGAATCCTTGTCAAATTCCACTTCCACCACCACATCTCCTGCATACCCCGCCCCGGAAGCAGTATAAGTTCCTGGTTTATAAATCCCGGAGGAATTACTGCATCCGGCAAATATTGCCGCCATACACAGACCAGCCACAACTAAATTTATTCTTTTTCTTACTGTAATCACGCTCTTCATTATGAAATCTCCTCTCTTCCCTTTTTCTTTATCCTCTCACCGTCAAACGTCTGTCCATGTACCCCATAAGGTAAAAATACAGGTACATTCAGCTTTGGATGTTGTATGACTTCCGCTTCTACCTCAAAGACCTCCTGAAGCATCTTCGATGTAATGATTTCTTCCGGCATACCAAAACTGTATTTCTTCCCGTCCTTTATTGTTACGAGATAATCTGAAAACATAATGGCATGATTCAAATCATGTAAAACCATAACAACAGTTATGCCCTGCTGTATATTAAGTTCTCTCAAAAGCTGCAGTATCTCCAGCTGATGTGAGATATCGAGATAGGTTGTTGGTTCATCCAAAAAAAGGATTCCTGTCTTTTGAGCCAAAGCCATGGCAATAAAAGCTCTCTGTTTCTGTCCTCCTGATAATTGCTCCACATTTTTCCCCGCCAGCTCTCTCATATTGGTACAGTCCAATGCCCATTGAACGATTTCTTCGTCCTTTACCGTAAGACCTGACAGCCCTGACCGATGTGGAAAACGTCCATATTCCGCCAGATCTCTGACTGTGATTCCCGAAGGAGTCTGGGTTTCCTGGGGGAGTAGTGCCAGTCTTTGCGCTACCTGTTTTGCCGACATTTTTTGGATATTTTTTCCTTCCAGATATACCTCTCCGCCGCTTGGCGAAAGCAGCCTGGACATAGCCTTCAAAATCGTGGATTTTCCGGAACCATTGGCACCTATCAATGTCGTAATTTGCCCCTCCGGGATTTTAATATCAAAATCACGAAAAACAGGCGTATTATTATATCCTGCAGATAATTTCTGCGCCGTTATACAATCATGCATCCACATTACATCCTTACATCTGCTTTCCAAGTAAGTACAAAAAATACGGCGCTGCCAGAACAGAAATAACAATCCCCACGGGTATTTCAACGGAGGGAATCAGGCACCGCCCCAATGTATCCGCCAGCAAAAGTAAAAGTCCTCCTGTCAGCATAGACGCCAAAAGAAGTACCCGGTGCCTGGCACCTGCAAATTGCCTGGCTATATGAGGAGCTACCAGTCCGATAAAGCCAATCCCTCCGCTGACGGACACACAGCTCGCCGCCAGACCTACCGCCGACAATAAAAGAAGTTTTCTCTCTCTTTCTATCGAAACTCCCAGCGCTCCGGCTGCATCTTCCCCAAGAAAAAGCAAGTCTAAAACATTTGCCCTTGAGAACAACAGAGGAACCATTACACGTAAATATGGTATCAGAGACTTAACCTGATGCCAGCTTGTTCCCCATATATTCCCGGAAAGCCACCGGGTCACCAGCTGATAGCTGCTGTTTTGCATATTTGATGACATAATAAGCATCAGGGAAGAAAAGCCTGCCGATACGCCGATTCCTCCCAGCAATAAATAAGCAGGCCTTATTTTCCCGTTTCTTTTTGAAAACCGGTATAACAGAAATGCGGCCAGAAGGCCTCCTGCCATAGCAAACAGCGGCTGATACAACATAGTTTTTACATGCAGGGAAGGAAATAGGATAAGGAAAAGCATTACCATAAAACCCGCTCCGGCGTTAATGCCGAGAATTCCCGGATCTGCCAGTGGATTTTCAGTGACAGCCTGAAGTGTACATCCGGAAAGAGCCAGCCCCATGCCGCAAAGAAGCGCAAGAATAATTCTGGGCAGACGGATCTGCATACGGACAATGGATAAGCTGGAATATCCCAGATTAAAAGATAAAAACACAGCTGCAAGGATCGCGGTCAGAAGAGCAGCTAAAACTAAAGCTTGTCTTTTCCTTGTCATAAAACAGCTCCTTTTCTTTGCCACGTGAGTCCCAGGAAAACAGGAACCCCGATTGCCGATACCAATGCACCTACAGGGGTATCGAAGGGTGCGTAGATCA
The window above is part of the Novisyntrophococcus fermenticellae genome. Proteins encoded here:
- a CDS encoding carbohydrate ABC transporter permease, yielding MKKSKSKIKTSAGSKIFTFINALILILLALICILPIINVLATSLSSNTAVAGGKVAFWPVEFSLESYKYVLGKTAFWRSMGVTILRCILGVSVNVFLCVISAYPLSKSNKRFHGRTAYTWFFFLTMLINGGLIPTFMTVKSAGLLGSIWALILPGAVPVFSVVLMLNFFRAVPEELEEAAIVDGASQWQILMKIFIPISKASMATVCLFAIVFHWNSWFDGIIYINTPAQYPLQSYLNTVLIDATTATSAIDMDALALISDRTIKCAQIFLSMLPIMAAYPFLQRYFVKGMTLGSVKG
- a CDS encoding ABC transporter permease, with product MVKNKKSGILKLKKELPFHLMLLPGILITFIFSYIPMLGMKIAFQKFIPAKGLFGDQIWNGLDNFTYLINMPGAMTALKNTIIIAFWKIILGIIIPVIVALMLNEVRSSKLRRSVQTAIYLPYFLSWVIFAGILIDILSPSGGVVAQMLRVIGVDPPFFLGSNKLFQPTLIWTDIWKSFGFGTIVYLAAITGVDTSLYEAATMDGAGRLQKMWHITLPGIRMVVVLMSVLALGNVLNAGFDQVQNLISPQVYSSGDILDTFIYRIGLIDAQFGPATALGVFKSAVSCLFISVSYYVAYKFFDYRIF
- a CDS encoding extracellular solute-binding protein, whose translation is MRKKRMMCFGLAVVMTVGSLAACGKSDDNEKQEDKTKSAESTGPADPFGKYADPIDIHFARSTEDVLEGYESAIGQSMDDNLWLDTFKEELGIKVVYDWVVKGDAYKQKVNVTIASGDLPDVMAVDATQMTQLAESGLIQDLSDVYESYAADFTKESMKQEGEEPFMAAQIDGGLYGIPVTFGSYDSGDLLWIRDDWLDKLNLEAPKTTDELMNVIDKFTKEDPDGNGKDDTYGLAAHGTPSIFEGGYGCLKGFFNSYGAYPSIWIEKDGKLEYGAVQDECKDALEVLQKLYVDKKINPEFGVMDDNKAGEPAVVGQSGMSYGPQWLGLVQPQENYNNDENAKWSAYPIPGTDGDMGTAEVNLATNQWLVVRKDFKHPEAVIKMANVFMEKCWGKTGDNAKYYAPEDAGSLWKFSPVMPNLPLKNFDAYDQIQEAMKNKTTDQLTGEAKTIYSKLDKYYSGSEDGKQFYGWERIYGPAPTSYASIKEMKDSGHIIMNKFVGAPTPTMTEKMSTLEKMRNETFNKIIIGEADINEFDKFVKEFNKLGGEDITKEVNEWYTSVQ
- the gloA2 gene encoding SMU1112c/YaeR family gloxylase I-like metalloprotein, coding for MNLEKIHHIAIIVSDYEVSKKFYTELLGFKVIRENFRADRGDYKLDLALDGCELELFSGKNNPKRASYPEAYGLRHLAFFVEDMDAVIKELNRKGIETEPVRVDEFTGKKMTFFKDPDGLPLELHE
- a CDS encoding HD domain-containing protein encodes the protein MENKITREEAFTLLKKYNKEPFHIQHALTVEGVMRWYANELGYQEEAEYWAITGLLHDIDFELYPEEHCKKAPALLREGHVGEDMIHSVCSHGFGICSDVEPEHEMEKVLFAADELTGLIGAAALMRPSKSVMDMEASSVKKKFKDKKFAAGCSRDIIRQGAENLGWELNDLFEKTILAMRSCEESIGREMEKYHS
- a CDS encoding DUF134 domain-containing protein — its product is MARPRKHRRVCSHPRCTSFKPCGRDGQAVSMTLDEYEVIRLIDLEGLTQEQCAEQMEVARTTVQAIYASARKALAQCIVEGRPLQIGGGDVHICEHHTPSCGKGCCRWKDSQSET
- a CDS encoding NifB/NifX family molybdenum-iron cluster-binding protein; the encoded protein is MRIAVTYEDGKIFQHFGHTEQFKVYDIEDDKIHLTSMLDTNGSGHGALAGMLKENRVTTLICGGIGDGAKRALAEAGIKLYGGVSGDADQAVHGLLAGSLKYNPDVACSHHGEHHHEEGHSCSGHGEHHCHV
- a CDS encoding helix-turn-helix transcriptional regulator; the encoded protein is MSPYYYQRLFKRLVGKSVSQYIRLRRLAQSAQALKNAKRIIDIATEYGFCGHANFTRAFKETFGITPDEYRVKLIPLNQMNKPDLQLRYVQIDEDIPLIADGIVIEITRKRIEKQELYYGLTTKVSISEQIPVGEATGIDTPFLL
- a CDS encoding nitroreductase family protein — translated: MEFFEVIKNRYACKKFDQRPIAKEQLEAILEAGRLAPTAKNLQEQRIYVVQSQDGLTKIDKVTPCRYGAPIVIVVAFDKNNVFTYPGEKRDSGIEDATIVATHMMLAAKAAGVESCWVNFFDPEVTAKELGLPDNEEVLMILDIGYAAEGTGALATHTQRKKTSETVTYM
- a CDS encoding FMN-binding protein, giving the protein MKSVITVRKRINLVVAGLCMAAIFAGCSNSSGIYKPGTYTASGAGYAGDVVVEVEFDKDSILSVIVTDENETEEIGGRVIDELQKKVVEEQTFEVDAVSSATITSEAIKEAVKSCMEQAKR